The Candidatus Neomarinimicrobiota bacterium genome has a segment encoding these proteins:
- a CDS encoding type II toxin-antitoxin system RelE/ParE family toxin produces the protein MAKRKTTILARSKIKVRATPLFKRQAKKLFKHTKKELDEQIKAIIKNPTIGDRKHGDLADVFVHKFKIKTNLFLLAYTFDPKTRTLIMIGSHENFYRDLKKYR, from the coding sequence ATGGCGAAACGGAAGACTACAATTTTGGCTCGTTCGAAGATTAAAGTTCGAGCTACGCCTTTGTTTAAAAGGCAGGCAAAAAAATTGTTTAAGCATACCAAGAAAGAATTGGATGAGCAAATAAAGGCTATAATTAAAAACCCAACAATTGGTGACAGAAAACATGGTGATTTGGCTGATGTTTTTGTTCATAAGTTTAAAATTAAAACGAATTTGTTTTTGCTTGCATATACTTTTGACCCTAAAACCAGAACCTTAATCATGATTGGTTCTCATGAAAATTTTTATAGAGATTTGAAAAAATATAGATAG